AGCCTCAAAAATAAATTCACGCTGGCGACTTCGTTGCTAGTCCTGGTCGTCGTCGCGCTGATCTCCGCTTTGTATGTCGCCCGGCTCACGCGGCAGGTCATTACGCAGGCGAACGATCGCTCTCAGTTTGTTCTTCAGCAAGTCTTCGTCTCGGCACAGGACGCTTTGCGTGAGGCCGCTGATCGTGGCGATGCCCCCACATCGGCCGACCCCGAGGCTGTTCACGACTACATTCAGCAAACTCTCGATAAGAGCGCCGGTCTTTCTGCTCTGATCGAATCCGACATGAGTTTTTCGCCGACCATTTACGAGATCACGATTGGTGACAGCCAGGGTCTTGCGCTGGTTTCGAGCGATCCTTCGATTCCTGGCAAGCCGGTCGCGACACGGCCACCACTCTCACAGCTGGTTCGCGCTTCCTTCATCAATCAGCTTGAAATTCTGCATGGGCCGCCGCAGGTTTATGAGGTCACTCTGCCATTCAACATCGGCTTGGAACCGTTCGGCGAAATTCATGTCGCGATTTCTTCCGCTCTTCTTCGCGATGAAGTGTGGCCTGGTCTGCACTCCGCCGCATGGCTCGCGCTCGCCGCGGTAATTCTTTCGACTCTTTTTACCGCTTTCGTGAGCCAGATGGCTCTCGCTCCGCTCTCGCGAATTTCAACGCAGTTGGATCGTATTTCCGCGGGTGAATTCGATCTTGAGCCCGTCATCCGTACGGGTGAACTCGGCCAAGTGTCCGGCAAAATCAGCCGCATCGGACAGCAGCTTCGCGACGTGCGTGAAATTTTTGGCACTCTGCGCGAAAACATGAACCAAATCATGGCCGGCCTCGAAGATGGCCTCTTGCTTTTTAACGCCGAAGGACGCGCCGTTCTCGTCAGCCCTTCGGCGGGCAAATTCCTCGATGTCGGTTCCGAAAGCGTTCTCGGACGCAAAATCGAAGAAATCTTTCCTCCAGGGCATCCGGTGGCTGTTGCGTTACAAATCGGCCCGAATGGCGAATTTTCGCGGGAGGGCACTGAACAGGTGGAAGTCGAGATTTCGAATGAGCTGGGTACTCGCCGGGTCGGTGCAAGCGTGCAGCTCATCCAGGAGAACGGCACGAGCATGGGCCTGCTCGTCACTCTGCGCGACCTCGAATCTCTCGAACGCATCGGTTCGCAGTTGCAGGTTTCCGAAAGACTCGCCGCGCTCGGCCGCGTCACCGCCGGCGTAGCTCATGAAGTTAAGAATCCTCTGAACTCCATGCGCGTCTGGCTCGAAGTCTTGAAATCGAACCTCTCTGTCGAACCAGAAACCCAACAGGCCGCAAGAATGCTCGACACGGAAATCGATCGCCTTGACCGTGTGGTGAAAACCTTTCTGGAATTCAGCCGGCCAGTGGAACTTGCGCGTCAAGAGACCAGCCTTCCCGAACTGATCGAAAGCGTGCTCGCCGCGGCCAAGCCAGCCATCGAACGTAACAATATACGCTTAATAAAAGAGATTCCTTCGATGTTTCCTCTGGTGGAAATTGACCGTCAGTTGATTGAGCAGGCCTTGCTCAATTTGGTTCTGAATGCTTGCGACGTCATGCCCAAGGCGGGCGTTCTTACCGTGACCTTGGACCGCACTGCCGATATGGCGGAAATCTCCGTGAATGATACAGGTCCGGGAATTCTTCCGGAGAATCGCGCCAAGATTTTTCAGCTCTTTTTCACCACGCGCAAAGGCGGCACGGGCCTGGGCCTGGCCAACACTTTCCGGTTTGTACAACTGCACAATGGTTCGGTAGAATTTGATACAGAGGTTGGGCACGGCACCACTTTCCGTATCGAACTGCCTCTGGCGCATGTCGCCACGATGCCCGCGGCCCATAGTTTCAGAGACTTCGGCCAGCCGTTTGCCAAGCAGACTTGAATGTCGAGACCAGGCGCAACCCACCCTCGGCTCTGGTTGATGACGTGCTCCCGCATCTCCGCGGCAGGCGCGGTCAGTATTCTTGTGGCCACTTTATTTACAATGGCTTCTCTGCTTTCCGGCTGCAGCGGCAAGAAGGTTCACGCCGCAGCACCAGTCACAGTGCCCGCTCAGCCGCCAGTTCCCGTAGCGGCACCTGAAACAACGAAATCCCCGGCGTCCATTCCTGCTCCAAACACTCCCGCTCCGAAAAACCCGGCTCCCTCCAATCCGCCTGCGGACCTCACACCTCAGCCTGACAAATTGAAAAAGCCAGCTGTACCTCCGCCAACCGCCGAGCCAGCCCGTCCTGAAGCCCCGCAGATTTCGCCGCAGCTCTCTCCTGCCGACCAGGCGCAACTCGAAAAGGAAACCAATCAACTGGTTAGCGACTCCGAACAAAATTTGCATCGCGCCGATGGGCGGGATCTCAACGCATCCCAAAAGGACATGGTAGACAAAATCAATGGGTGGCTCGACCAGTCCCGCGACGCAGTGCGCACCTCCGATTGGGCGCGTGCTAAGAATCTTGCGCAGAAGGCTTACCTTCTTTCCATCGAGTTAATCAAAACTCTTTAGCATCAAACAAGCGCGGCTCACTGCGCAGAATTGGCCGGTGACAACTTGATCTCTCTACGATGCGGCACCGCTCGCCACTTGATGGCGAACCACCGTCTGGCCTATAGTCGTATGTAGGAACGGAGTTGAAATCTCGGACCCCAGCTACCGGGTTTGGTTTTGTTCCATGCTGAAGGAAACGTCTGAACGCATTTCGGAGGCTGGCATGAAAAAAATGGTCGGACTTGCTGCGTTCTTGCTCATTTGTTCGGTTCCTGCATTCTCCCAGCAAAGGCCCAGTAAAGCACCAGCCCAGCGGCCGACAAGAAGCGCGACGAGAAGCTCACCCGTTGGCCACGGATACATTCCCGCGCGCGGCCCCTCTGCCGCCCCGAGATCGGCACCGAAACCCGCTCCTCCTCGCGAAGTCAAGCAGCAGCCCGAGGGCTCAAATCAGCGCGTGAGCTATCGCGACCGGCCGAACCATCCATCAGCTCCGCACGTTCACGCCAATACAGACAGATGGATCGGCCACAATACCGGACCTGATGACCCGCACTATCACTTAGATCATCCGTGGGAGCATGGCCGCTTCCCTGACGGAATTGGACGCAGCCATGTTTACCGCATTGAAGGTGGCGCCAGAGATCGATTCTGGTTCGGCGGCTTCTACTTTAGTGTCGCACCCTACGATTATGACGATTGCGCCGATTGGCTTTGGAATTCCGATGACATCGTCATTTACGCGGATCCGGACCACATCGGCTGGTACCTGGCCTATAACGTACGCCTCGGAACGTATATCCATGTAATGTATCTCGGCCCACAATAAAATCACGGAGCGGGGCGCGCACTTGCGCCTCGCTTTTCCACCTGCATTCCACTATTGCAAGTTTGAGCTAATATCTGTGTGACGACAATTTCGCCGTAAGCAGCTCAATGGACTGCACCGATCCGTTTCGTCCATTTTTCGTTCCAGCTCGCCATTGAAGCTTTGCGGTAAGATTGAATGATGCAGCGCTACGACACTATTATTGTCGGCGGCGGAATCATCGGTGCGTCGCTCGCCTTCGAACTTGCTCGCGCGAAGCAATCCGTTCTTCTTCTCGACCGCCAGGAGCCCGGCCGCGAAGCCTCCTGGGCGGCCGCCGGAACGATATCGCCCGCTCCCGACCCAGAATCCTTAGGCATTGTTCCTCTCGGTCTTGAGAGCTTCCGCCTTTATCCCGAATTCATCGCTGCCATCGAGCAGGCTTCTCGCATGCCTGCGGGCTTTCATGCCAATGGCGCGATGGAACTTTTCCTTGAACCTCAGGGCGAAGCCGAGCGCGACGTACGTTTGCATGAACTTTCCAGCTTTGGCATCCGCGCCGAAGCTCTTTCGCTCGATGAGGCCAGGCGCCGCGAACCAGGACTCGGCCTTGCTGTTCGTTCTGCTCTCTGGATTCTTGACGAAGCTAATCTCGACCCGCGCGTCGTCACGGAGGTCACACTCGCCGCAGCGGCCAATACAGGCGTTGAAATACGCGGCGATTTGGAGGTTCGCGCCGTTGTCACAGAACACGCGCATTGCAAAGGCGTTCTCGCTGTTCACGCCAAGCAAGTTCCCTCCGATCCTCGTCGTCAAGTGCAGGTCAGCGAAAAAATTGGCGCACGCAACGTGGTTATTGCCGCCGGATGGCGCTGCGCGGAAATCGCCGGTGTTGAATCCTTCGC
This region of Candidatus Acidiferrales bacterium genomic DNA includes:
- the thiO gene encoding glycine oxidase ThiO, with translation MMQRYDTIIVGGGIIGASLAFELARAKQSVLLLDRQEPGREASWAAAGTISPAPDPESLGIVPLGLESFRLYPEFIAAIEQASRMPAGFHANGAMELFLEPQGEAERDVRLHELSSFGIRAEALSLDEARRREPGLGLAVRSALWILDEANLDPRVVTEVTLAAAANTGVEIRGDLEVRAVVTEHAHCKGVLAVHAKQVPSDPRRQVQVSEKIGARNVVIAAGWRCAEIAGVESFAPTLPVRGQMVALGPVPGAPRTILRCELGYMVPRERGRVVVGSTLEPGAIQKHPTPAGLRKLLHAATEMIPALAEAPILEMWAGLRPDSPDHLPIIGPTDVKGLFIATGHYRNGMLLAPATAKYLSEWIVQGKTSDYFAPFSPLRYVQSCNATQGAAHSR
- a CDS encoding ATP-binding protein is translated as MSLSLKNKFTLATSLLVLVVVALISALYVARLTRQVITQANDRSQFVLQQVFVSAQDALREAADRGDAPTSADPEAVHDYIQQTLDKSAGLSALIESDMSFSPTIYEITIGDSQGLALVSSDPSIPGKPVATRPPLSQLVRASFINQLEILHGPPQVYEVTLPFNIGLEPFGEIHVAISSALLRDEVWPGLHSAAWLALAAVILSTLFTAFVSQMALAPLSRISTQLDRISAGEFDLEPVIRTGELGQVSGKISRIGQQLRDVREIFGTLRENMNQIMAGLEDGLLLFNAEGRAVLVSPSAGKFLDVGSESVLGRKIEEIFPPGHPVAVALQIGPNGEFSREGTEQVEVEISNELGTRRVGASVQLIQENGTSMGLLVTLRDLESLERIGSQLQVSERLAALGRVTAGVAHEVKNPLNSMRVWLEVLKSNLSVEPETQQAARMLDTEIDRLDRVVKTFLEFSRPVELARQETSLPELIESVLAAAKPAIERNNIRLIKEIPSMFPLVEIDRQLIEQALLNLVLNACDVMPKAGVLTVTLDRTADMAEISVNDTGPGILPENRAKIFQLFFTTRKGGTGLGLANTFRFVQLHNGSVEFDTEVGHGTTFRIELPLAHVATMPAAHSFRDFGQPFAKQT